The following is a genomic window from Chania multitudinisentens RB-25.
GGCGGCCCGCGCGGCGTTGCTCAACATGACGTTGACGCTGTCGAAAGAGCTGGTGAGCAAGGGGATTCGCGTCAATTCCATCCTGCTTGGCATGGTGGAGTCGGGGCAGTGGCGGCGGCGTTTTGCCGAACGAACCGATCAGCAACAGAGCTGGGAACAGTGGACGGCGGAAATTGCGCAGCGGCGTGGTATCCCGCTGGGGCGCTTGGGCAAACCACAGGAACCGGCGCGGGCCTTGTTATTTTTGGCATCGCCAATGGCGTCATTTACTACCGGCGCGGCGCTGGACGTTTCCGGCGGTTTTAGTCGCCATCTCTAAACCGAGGCTGAAAAGATGAAAAAGATCATGATGATTGGCTACGGCGCAATGGCGAAAGAGGTGCTGGCACGCTTGCCGGAAGGCGTAGAACCCGGTTGGATCGTCGCACGTGAACAGCACCATACCGAAATTGCAAAGGCATTTGCCGGGCGGGTGCAGGCACTGACGCATCCTGAACAGTGTACCGAATCACCGGATTTGGTGCTGGAGTGTGCCAGCCAGCAAGCGGTTGCTGAATTTGGTGAAGCCGTCATTAAACGCGGCTGGCGGTTAGCCGTTATTTCTACCGGTGCACTGGCGGATGCGGCGCTGCAACTGCGCTTGCAACAGGCCTGTGCGCGCCATCAAGGGCGGTTGATCGTGCTGTCTGGTGCGGTAGCGGGCATGGATGGCTTGGCTTCGGCGCGGGAAGGTGGGTTGGAGAGCGTTACCTATCAGTCCAGCAAAAGCCCGGCCAGTTGGCGTGGCAGCATGGCAGAAAAACTGATTGATTTGGGTGCTGTCAGTGAAGCGCAGGTGTTCTTTGAGGGCTCGGCACGTGAAGCCGCGCGCATGTTCCCCGCCAATGCCAATGTGGCCGCCACCATCGCGCTGCACGGGATTGGGATGGATGCCACACGGGTACGCCTGCAAGTGGATCCCCATACTCAGCGTAATACCCACAGCTTGCAGGTATGCGGTCAATTTGGCGAATTCCAGATTGAACTCTGTGGTAACCCGTTGGCGAGTAACCCAAAAACCTCAACGCTGGCGGCGCTGAGCGCGGTGCAAGCCTGCCGTTGCCTGGTGGACGGCGGTTTCATGGCCTGAATGGCAGGAGTAATAAATGGAAACGTTAAAGATTTTTCTTGCTGGCCGCTGGTGTGAAGGGCGTGGCGAAATGATGAACTCAGTCTTTCCGGCTGATGGCAGCATCAATGCTCGCTTGCACGCGGCCAACGTTGAAGACGTCAACGAAGCCGTGGAAGCCGCAGAACGCGCCTGGCGCGATCCGGCCTGGCGTGGACTGGTGCCACATCAACGTGCGGCGATTTTGCATCGCGTCAGCGATTTGATCACGGCGCAGGTGGACGAGTTGGCGCAATTGCAAACGCGCGACAACGGTAAACCTTTGGCGGAAACCCGTGGCTTGGTGATGAGCGCGGCGGCCACCGCGCGTTATTTTGCGGCGGCCTGTGAAGTGTTGGAAGGGGAGTTACCCACGCAACGCAACCGTGAAGTGATGACGCTGAGCCAGTATCAACCGTTGGGAGTGATTGCCGCGATCACACCGTGGAACTCGCCGATTGCCAGTGAAATGCAGAAAGTGGCCCCCGCTCTGGCGGCGGGCAACGCGGTGATCCTCAAACCGGCAGAAGCTACCCCGCTGCTGGCGCTGAAGCTGGCTGAACTGTTTGAACAGGCTGGGTTACCTGCCGGGTTGCTCAGCGTGCTGCCGGGCAAAGGTTCGGTAATTGGTGAAGCACTGGCTCGCCATCCGTTGGTGAAAAAGATCTCCTTTACCGGGGGCACCAGCACAGGCCGCCATCTGGCGCATATCGCGGCAGAAAAGCTGATCCCCACTTCGCTGGAGCTGGGCGGTAAATCCCCCACTATCGTGTTGGAAGATGCCGATGTGGAACAGGCAGCGCGTGGTATCTGTTACGGCATTTTCAGCTCTGCCGGGCAGGCTTGTATTGCCGGTTCTCGGTTGTTTATTCACCGTTCTTTATATCAGCCGCTGCTGGCGCGCTTGTGCGAATTGACTGCTGGCCTGCGTATCGGTAGCCCGCTGGAGCCGGGTATCCATCTGGGCCCGTTGATTAACGAAAAGCACCGGCAGAGCGTGGCAGACTACGTTGCGCTGGCCCAGCAGGAAGGGGGGCGAGTGCTGATTGGCGGCGAAATGCCTGCCGATCCACAGCTGGCACAGGGCAGTTATTACCTGCCAACCATTATTGAAGGGTTGAGCAACCAGGCCCGTACCTGCCAGGAAGAGATCTTCGGCCCGGTGCTGGTGGTCTTGCCGTTTGATGACGAGCAACAGTTGGTTGAACAGGCCAACGATTCTGTTTACGGGTTGGCTGCCGGTATCTGGAGCCGTGATTTCACGCGGGCGATGGCGCTGGCTGAGCAGTTGGAAACCGGCACCGTGTGGATCAATACCTACAAGACATTCTCGATCTCCACGCCGTTTGGCGGGTTTAAGCAAAGCGGCTTGGGGCGTGAAAAAGGCTTGCGGGGTATCCAGGCTTATATGCAGCAAAAGAGTCTGTACTTGGCTCTGAGCAATCAGCCCAACCGTTGGAGCGATTAAGTTGGCGATCCTTACGGCATAAGACAATTAAGAAGGTAGACGATGAGCGAAAAAATAACGGTGGGTGAGGCGATAGCCCGAACTCTGGAGCAGTATCAGGTAGCCGCGATGTACGGCATTATCTCGATTCATAATTTACCGATTGCCGATGCCATTGGGCAGCGCGGGGCCATCCGCTTTGTACCCGCTCGCGGCGAGGCTGGGGCGGTAACGATGGCCGATGCCCATGGGCGTTTTTCTGGCCTGGGTGTGGCGCTGACCAGCACCGGTGCCGGTGCGGGCAATGCGGTAGGCGCGATGATTGAAGCGCTGAATGCCAATACGCCATTGCTGCATATTACCGGCCAAGTGGAAAAGGCTTACCTGGATGCTGATGCCGGGTTTATCCATGAAACCAAAGATCAACTGGGTTTCCTGCGTGCCTGTTCGAAGCAGGCTTATCGGGTGAGCTCCCCCGAGCAGGCGGTGGCAGTGATCCAGCGGGCGATTCAGGAGGCGCAAACCGTTCCTTGTGGCCCGGTGGCGGTGGAAATCCCTATTGATATTCAAAACAGCCTGGTGGCGGCCAGCGTAGTGGGCAAAGCAATACGGCCCCCGGCATTGCCTGCGGCGGATGCTGCGGCGGTGGAAACCCTGTACCAGCACCTGCGGCGCGCCAAACGCCCGCTGCTGTGGGTCGGCGGTGGAGCGTTGGCCTGCCGTGAGGCGGTGAAACAGTTGGCGGATGCCGGGGTGGTGGTGATCTCCAGCACCCACGGGCGTGGTATTCTGCCAGACAGCCACCCGCGCAGCCTGCGCGCCTTCCACAATTCCCCCAGCGTTGAAGCTATCCTGACGCAGTGCGATCTGACGCTGGTCGCCGGTTCCCGGTTGCGCAGCAACGAAACCCGCACCTGGGCGTTACCCCTGCCGCGCCCGCTGGTGCAGATTGATATCGATCCGGCGGCGGCCAACCGGAACTATCTGGCGGATGAGCAGGTTAACGGCGATTGTGCGGCATTGTTAAGCGCAGTGGCAGCTCGTTTCGCGCCGGGTGAGAAGGTGAATGCCAAATGGGATGCCGAGATTGCCCAAGCGGTGCAACAGGCCGAAGCCGCACTGCGCGAACAGTCGGGCGAATATGCCAAACTGAACGATGCGATTGCCGCCGCATTGCCGCAGGATGGTTTACTGGTGCGTGATATCACGGTTTCCGGCAGCGTGTGGGGCAGCCGCCTGTTCCGGGCGATTTCTCCGCTGTGCAATATTCACTCTCTGGCAGGGGCTATTGGGATGGGGCTGCCGATGGCGATCGGCACCGCGCTTGCCAACCCACAGCGCAAGGTGGTCGGGCTGGTGGGGGATGGAGGGTTGGCGCTGGGATTGGGGGAATTGGCGACGATGGCGCAGGAGCAGGCCAATATCACTTTGCTGATTATGAATGATGGTGGTTATGGCGTGATGCGCGGTATTCAGGAAAAGTACTTTGCCGGGCGCCAGTACTATAACGAATTACATACCCCGGTATTCAGCCAGGTGGCCGAAGCGATGGGGCTGAAAGCCTGGAAAGTCAGCGATGCTGCCCAGTTCAGCGGTGTACTGGCAGAAGCGATTAACTACCCGGGGCCCTCGGTGGTAGAAGTGGAGATGAAAAGCGTCGGGCCACTGACGTTTGCCGGGCCACCGCAGAAGCTGTATTAATAATTCGATTTGGCAGAAAATTAGTTAGGGGCTCAAATAGGAGCCCCTAACTGTATTAGCTCAGATTTGAACTGACAGAGTTATAGCTAATCTGGCAGGTAGTTTTGTGTTAGGAGCGGACTATCGGTATTCTTAGTCACATTTTGAGTGGGCCAGGGGTCTGAAGCCTAATCGAGCAAAATCTACGTTTTGAGTCGATTTTGGGTGAAGACAGAAAGCGAAGGTTTGTTTGCACTTTCCATTGCTGTGATTATCCTTTATGCATTCAGCTCTTTTCGCAGCTTATAAGCTCAGTAATGAAATCCCCACAAATATTTTTTATAGTATAAAAACATTAATAATCATATAATTATGGTCTTAATGTGTATTCTTGTTCCACTATCGTCAAGTCCCCACCATGTAGCTTTGCTACTACAATATAAAAATTCACTACGATGTAGTTATATCTTATCAGTTGCAACAACTGATCCTAATAAGGGCATTCTATGAACGAATTTTTTGGATATGCGCGGAGTGTCAGTTTTTTACTTTTGGCTGTCTCTTTAGCAATACTTGTTTTTTCAATAACTCCAAGGAGTAATATAAATTACGAAAGAGCTTTGTTGGATATTGAATACTTTAAAAAATTAGAGGTAACTGATTATATTGATAGTAGTGACGAGAAGGGTGCTATAAAATATTATCCTAAATTAGCATCAGAAATCATTACGAGAGAAATAAAAAAGCTAGATTCAACTATTATGATTTCACCTGATGCTGTATATAGTGGAAACATTATCCTTGATTACCCCAGGGTTGATGGTAGTATTGCTAATTTAATTGAACATAGCAATTTTAGCAGACAGATTAGTTACACATTACCTTCCAAAATAACATTGGAAGAATTATTGCCCTCCATACTCGGTCGCAATGGGAACAAGAAAGGGAAATGTTTGAATAAAGGTGTCGACTCATCAGATGAAAAGTCAGAGCCAATCATTAAAAGTTGCAAACCAGTTAATACTGACTTAGTTTATTTCGGTTCATGGAGTTATCGCCTAGGAAGCCAAACTAGCTTTCCGATTTTAAGGGGAGAAAATGATAAATTTATTTTAATTCTTACTTTCATAAACAAACATACTGGGAAAATTTCATTGTATGCAGATTTTTACACTTATCCCAGGGAAATAGATAATACAGCTAGGTTCAGTGAATGGTTTAGCAAACTATATAACTCAGAATCATCAATAACAGAAGCAGATGGAAAGACTAATCCTTTTTTGAAGGTTTTTTTTAAATTTCAGGATAAACCAGATATTACTCTGAAGGGGCTTAAAATCCTGCACGATGAAATTGAAAGAATGTCAATTGTTGAAGCTGAAAATTTTTTAAAAAATGAGATTGTAAAAAACAGACAAAACATCAACCTTCTTGGGCAGAATATTGATGAGCGCATTCTGACTGTTGTGTCACCATGCATATTATTTGCGTTGGTACTGGCGCTAAACTCTGCAGTTTCAATGATTGGTAAAGTAATTAATGTGGGTAATGAATCACTAAATGATATAGTTTATCCATGGTTCTGTCTATGGAGTGATACTGCCTCTACATTCATTTCCAACATGATTATTTTAATTTTTCCAAACATATGTTTTATTATTATATTGTTATCGCCAATAGAGGGGAGGGGGTTAAGTTTCATTCTTTCTTTGACTTTGTTTTTTTCCTCATTATATTACTCTTATTTAACAAAGAAATCCTTGAATAAAATAAAATCTTTAATAAAAATTAAAATCAATCCAGATTTAGACCGGTAGCCCTGTCCAGTTTGAGTTAATTAAAGGGACAGGAGAAGCTGTTGCCGCATTGATAAAGCTTGGCAAGTTGCATAGTAAAGACTACTTGTTCCAATCCTGGGTCGGCTCAATCCGACACTACAATCGCATTTTTCATGGATATGTAGAAAAGTTTGGTCTCGATGATTCGATGTACAGCACACATTCTATGAGAAGAACAAAACCTTACCTGATGTATAAGAAAACCAAGAGCCTCCGGGTGAACCAACTTGTATTGTCCGTAGGTTGAGTCTGAGCGAATCATCATGTCAGTTCAAAAAAGTCCGTTAGGCTAAACGCATGGTTTATCATAAAAATAACCAAGTAAGAATGCATTCCAACGAACAAAACAGCTTCATTTGTAGAAAAAATGGGATCTAAACATGGAAATGAGCTTTTAAAACGATGTATATATATCATTGTGACATAAGGAAAAATGACGAATGAATCAAGATTGGATTCTCCAAAAGAAAGAAACTCGCCGAGCTTTTTCGAATGCAACTTGGGTTCCTTTGAGAACATCTATTAATGATGAACAAGGTGAAGTAAAAAAAATCGGATATATCAGTGAGTTCTTTGGATGTGGGTCTGTAGCTTTTCCTCCAGAGCACAAAGGAACTGCGGAGCAGCTTAGTTGGAGTGATATTGGAATAGGTTGCAAAGCACATCCCTATGCTTACGAAGATGGTTATTATTCTTCGATTGAACAGTACCTATATAATGATAAAGAACCCATTGGAATTCACCTTGTATTTGACCACCCTCAACCAGTAATCGGTGGAAGCATATGGGTATTGAATCCTGACTTGATTGTTGCGCTTCGACTGATAAAAGAAGGCTCTAATTGGGTAAGGCCAGAAGAAAATTTCGTTGTAGTGGCACGGGAGGTGCTTGATGAAAAAGGCGAGCAGCGTCTCATTGAAATTAAGCGAGAGTTTCTAATTGATTATTTGGCAGCAAGGAATCTGTCACTTCGCCTCTCGTACTACCGTCAAAGAGTAGAAAATGTAGCTTCGCTTGAGAATAGTGAGTACGCGAACTTAGTTGATCATCAAGAACAACGAGACAGAGGAAAGTTTATACTCCTCATTCGCAGTTTAAATGATGTCTTTGGAGGTGGTTGGGCTATGTTCCGTACATGGCGAACTGATGTTGATGAAGATGATGATGCTCCTGTAATGGGGCTGGAAGGTAA
Proteins encoded in this region:
- a CDS encoding aldehyde dehydrogenase, with product METLKIFLAGRWCEGRGEMMNSVFPADGSINARLHAANVEDVNEAVEAAERAWRDPAWRGLVPHQRAAILHRVSDLITAQVDELAQLQTRDNGKPLAETRGLVMSAAATARYFAAACEVLEGELPTQRNREVMTLSQYQPLGVIAAITPWNSPIASEMQKVAPALAAGNAVILKPAEATPLLALKLAELFEQAGLPAGLLSVLPGKGSVIGEALARHPLVKKISFTGGTSTGRHLAHIAAEKLIPTSLELGGKSPTIVLEDADVEQAARGICYGIFSSAGQACIAGSRLFIHRSLYQPLLARLCELTAGLRIGSPLEPGIHLGPLINEKHRQSVADYVALAQQEGGRVLIGGEMPADPQLAQGSYYLPTIIEGLSNQARTCQEEIFGPVLVVLPFDDEQQLVEQANDSVYGLAAGIWSRDFTRAMALAEQLETGTVWINTYKTFSISTPFGGFKQSGLGREKGLRGIQAYMQQKSLYLALSNQPNRWSD
- a CDS encoding aspartate dehydrogenase, giving the protein MKKIMMIGYGAMAKEVLARLPEGVEPGWIVAREQHHTEIAKAFAGRVQALTHPEQCTESPDLVLECASQQAVAEFGEAVIKRGWRLAVISTGALADAALQLRLQQACARHQGRLIVLSGAVAGMDGLASAREGGLESVTYQSSKSPASWRGSMAEKLIDLGAVSEAQVFFEGSAREAARMFPANANVAATIALHGIGMDATRVRLQVDPHTQRNTHSLQVCGQFGEFQIELCGNPLASNPKTSTLAALSAVQACRCLVDGGFMA
- a CDS encoding thiamine pyrophosphate-binding protein, with product MSEKITVGEAIARTLEQYQVAAMYGIISIHNLPIADAIGQRGAIRFVPARGEAGAVTMADAHGRFSGLGVALTSTGAGAGNAVGAMIEALNANTPLLHITGQVEKAYLDADAGFIHETKDQLGFLRACSKQAYRVSSPEQAVAVIQRAIQEAQTVPCGPVAVEIPIDIQNSLVAASVVGKAIRPPALPAADAAAVETLYQHLRRAKRPLLWVGGGALACREAVKQLADAGVVVISSTHGRGILPDSHPRSLRAFHNSPSVEAILTQCDLTLVAGSRLRSNETRTWALPLPRPLVQIDIDPAAANRNYLADEQVNGDCAALLSAVAARFAPGEKVNAKWDAEIAQAVQQAEAALREQSGEYAKLNDAIAAALPQDGLLVRDITVSGSVWGSRLFRAISPLCNIHSLAGAIGMGLPMAIGTALANPQRKVVGLVGDGGLALGLGELATMAQEQANITLLIMNDGGYGVMRGIQEKYFAGRQYYNELHTPVFSQVAEAMGLKAWKVSDAAQFSGVLAEAINYPGPSVVEVEMKSVGPLTFAGPPQKLY